The proteins below are encoded in one region of uncultured Eubacteriales bacterium:
- a CDS encoding exported hypothetical protein (Evidence 5 : No homology to any previously reported sequences) yields MKKRSIGKRILASLLVIVLLAGNLSTLAAAVTSGSPVEPTQAVAGEKPTIEIQGNVVKDQFGKLTGFFELALRAKTPTTPDFPTNETFRELMVALKYNANTVAPVDWDTPDEDGNVEHLDLSSTAKYSVQQPSKKVDGITMSAALTYGHTYVAGEEGQKLNLLYFHAESYKGVSLPEMTTLAVIRFEIDPSIQANFTLDASGNPLYNGNPADLTQFVDFASDKDVPASPAGQAMYYESGDNAFYYTTVTGTELVGVPDPNTSTDQIDAPKTKGTRVLALGPDSAAPANVYYSFYSNLLEEDTDFKLTMVSEESFSKTGLDINKLCVITYMDWDDTIIGTQVVPQNADVRALVNDYVRENFVHTDLENNTNYSSVARIDNYRGKYPASGPALAGTPSGITDGEDFPLTNKLDYVFLKRPMEYDSTAGAWTQETNAGGAPVYDAAYPYTHGWALCASSGAAENTWTTLGSTGELSNYAVNSTTGVASFSYDGTGFNVADFGAGFDKREIYVKAMYEPGKDLMDNITTYRMVTAPYYTKYSKESVANNGVYAVEFAFERSYITSIGVQGVPRIRELAVQLMAKPDLMDSGILNDQSTDLYLKLDTVNAETVDVALTLSGLVYNADYYLIDSYRSNFVTGTKRSLQNSNQTADMQIPANFTYTGAANANDTKWGTAGFVLLSTMNTFAEKAKLKKLGTDTTSFNQFVTVDAANDINLRDASGNVFDVISFASNGIANKIYEAYSQAYDLGWKDVRGNPYLAWHQLQLYIMDGVLRDKATADSITIKWCRLHQACIDDGATGVTDWATLLENAYQYNADPAAKDAVDNMLPSLMVSFGLAKNANGALFTSSDLSDFITYIVAATQAAGTANYASLTKEQVQYYILNSSYVDTATAQTAREQAYWWFDVSAKPNNWNTLVSAAKLTYPAALNTAKSAYDAMMGTPSSNTTWLQLTYNLAADSDGNPFAAFDDFKTAFIGAVTALNTAGYSAPTWAQVQYYILNHTAVNVSDAQAASSANYWWYNGGQKITDLATLLAAASAYNAGNTAAYASFTYDLLYSTTNTAFQFRKSFDGTLYDATELDQLKTAIAALVNMNGIGLAWSQIQYYLINSVFAPAITTDAESNSYYWWKDGANGKPITITAGLGAANLRSLMEAAYASSVNKNPMAWDDLTVSKISTFKLVSGFTNETKKEDLPAFDVTTIDSFKSMMKDLVAAATAAGENYKNLTWFQIQYYLLNAPSYLTAADPAMPTVTEYWWYQFDEDPNAPTAKNAFELFIEIMDARIAGTKDDNDVKQAVTDYFNLMEIHVGTAASNKLYDLATSSQKTALQTKIVNLAKSLQIRGMTAAGSVTWYTLQYYSITTNLFASSSVEPKDAATTYAYYLGTLNGDWAPAYASTVPMTTSLIQARFSTMLESSVNTETTTSSDGLTTTTTETETTQDAAGDTVITTTVTAVTTSTVETESERITTIVTTTMVTAVTISALTGQPTVTTTSETVTNTERTPMDTASPAPEETTEPDAAMPEETDPTETEEPDITDPTASAETETEAQPETTEETKTETGSEKETAVSQEPAALPPDTGEDLGTSATVSLLWSSPPSGYAGSTLLSGSGLPALSGTWGGTTRSWFYRREGPRWSNLFLTWASPGITVISRAWGAGLDLPLRGGELEPSRRTVT; encoded by the coding sequence ATGAAGAAGAGAAGTATCGGTAAGCGTATATTGGCGTCCCTGCTGGTCATTGTGCTGTTGGCGGGCAACCTGTCCACGCTTGCTGCAGCAGTCACGAGCGGTAGCCCGGTGGAGCCCACCCAGGCGGTGGCGGGCGAAAAGCCGACCATTGAAATCCAGGGCAACGTCGTAAAGGATCAGTTTGGAAAGCTCACCGGCTTTTTTGAGCTGGCGCTCCGCGCCAAAACCCCAACGACCCCGGATTTCCCCACGAACGAGACCTTCCGGGAGCTGATGGTCGCCCTCAAGTATAACGCCAATACCGTGGCCCCCGTGGACTGGGACACCCCCGACGAGGACGGGAACGTGGAGCACCTCGATCTGAGCAGCACCGCGAAGTACAGCGTACAGCAGCCGTCAAAGAAGGTGGACGGCATCACGATGTCCGCGGCGCTCACGTATGGGCACACTTACGTTGCCGGCGAAGAGGGGCAGAAACTGAACCTGCTCTACTTCCACGCTGAGTCGTATAAGGGCGTCTCGCTGCCTGAGATGACTACGCTGGCTGTTATCCGTTTCGAGATCGACCCGTCGATCCAGGCCAACTTTACCCTCGATGCCAGCGGCAACCCCCTCTATAATGGAAACCCAGCCGACCTGACCCAGTTCGTCGACTTTGCTTCCGATAAGGACGTGCCAGCCTCCCCTGCGGGCCAGGCGATGTATTACGAGTCCGGAGACAACGCGTTCTACTACACCACCGTGACTGGTACTGAGCTGGTCGGAGTGCCCGACCCCAACACCTCAACCGACCAGATCGACGCCCCCAAGACGAAAGGCACCCGGGTCCTGGCCCTTGGGCCGGACAGCGCCGCGCCTGCGAATGTGTACTATAGTTTTTATTCCAACCTCCTCGAGGAGGACACCGACTTCAAGCTCACCATGGTCTCCGAGGAGAGTTTCTCGAAAACCGGCCTGGACATCAATAAGCTATGTGTAATCACCTATATGGACTGGGATGACACCATCATCGGCACCCAGGTCGTACCCCAGAACGCCGACGTGCGCGCCTTGGTGAACGACTATGTGAGGGAAAACTTCGTTCACACCGACCTGGAAAATAATACGAATTATTCCAGCGTCGCCCGGATTGATAACTACCGGGGTAAGTACCCTGCCAGCGGCCCGGCCCTGGCGGGTACCCCGAGCGGGATTACGGACGGCGAAGACTTTCCCCTCACCAATAAGCTGGACTACGTTTTCCTGAAACGCCCGATGGAGTACGATTCCACCGCCGGGGCGTGGACGCAGGAGACGAACGCCGGCGGAGCCCCGGTTTATGATGCAGCCTACCCGTATACACACGGGTGGGCTCTTTGTGCGTCTTCCGGGGCTGCGGAAAATACGTGGACGACGCTGGGTTCCACCGGCGAGCTGTCCAACTATGCCGTCAATTCTACCACCGGCGTCGCCAGCTTTAGCTACGACGGCACGGGTTTTAACGTGGCGGACTTCGGCGCGGGCTTTGACAAACGCGAAATCTATGTCAAGGCCATGTACGAGCCGGGGAAGGATTTAATGGACAACATTACTACATACCGCATGGTCACCGCGCCTTATTACACGAAGTACAGTAAGGAAAGCGTCGCCAATAACGGGGTGTACGCGGTTGAGTTTGCGTTTGAGAGAAGTTATATTACGTCTATCGGCGTTCAGGGCGTGCCACGTATTCGCGAGTTGGCGGTTCAGTTAATGGCGAAACCAGACCTGATGGATAGCGGCATATTAAATGACCAGTCTACAGACCTGTATTTAAAATTAGACACTGTAAACGCGGAGACTGTTGATGTTGCGTTGACGCTTTCCGGCCTAGTTTACAATGCGGATTATTATCTAATTGACAGCTATAGAAGCAACTTTGTTACGGGCACAAAGCGGTCCCTTCAGAACAGCAACCAAACGGCTGATATGCAAATACCGGCAAACTTTACGTATACCGGCGCGGCAAACGCAAATGATACTAAGTGGGGAACGGCGGGGTTTGTGCTCCTCAGCACGATGAACACCTTCGCGGAGAAAGCAAAGCTGAAAAAACTGGGGACGGATACAACTTCGTTTAATCAGTTTGTGACGGTGGACGCCGCGAATGATATCAACCTACGTGACGCAAGTGGTAATGTGTTTGATGTAATTTCCTTTGCCTCAAATGGAATAGCAAATAAAATTTATGAGGCTTATTCTCAGGCATATGATCTCGGCTGGAAGGATGTGCGCGGCAACCCGTACTTAGCGTGGCATCAGCTCCAACTCTACATTATGGATGGCGTACTGCGTGATAAAGCGACTGCTGATTCAATTACTATCAAGTGGTGCCGCCTGCATCAAGCTTGTATCGACGACGGCGCCACCGGCGTGACTGATTGGGCAACTCTGCTGGAGAACGCCTATCAGTACAATGCCGACCCCGCCGCGAAGGACGCTGTGGACAATATGCTGCCCAGCCTGATGGTCAGCTTTGGCCTGGCGAAAAACGCCAACGGAGCCCTCTTTACCAGTTCCGACTTGTCCGATTTCATTACTTATATCGTAGCCGCCACTCAGGCGGCGGGTACGGCGAACTATGCCAGTCTTACCAAAGAGCAAGTGCAGTACTATATTTTAAACAGCTCCTATGTGGACACGGCCACCGCACAGACGGCCCGTGAGCAAGCATATTGGTGGTTCGACGTCAGTGCAAAGCCCAACAACTGGAACACCCTCGTGTCCGCCGCCAAGCTCACCTACCCCGCCGCGCTGAATACGGCGAAGAGCGCTTACGACGCCATGATGGGCACTCCCTCCAGCAATACCACCTGGCTCCAGTTGACCTATAATCTGGCCGCGGACTCGGACGGAAACCCCTTTGCTGCTTTCGACGACTTTAAGACCGCCTTTATAGGGGCCGTCACCGCCCTGAATACGGCGGGTTATTCGGCCCCCACCTGGGCGCAGGTACAGTACTATATTTTGAACCATACTGCGGTAAACGTCAGCGACGCGCAGGCCGCCAGCAGCGCGAACTACTGGTGGTATAACGGCGGCCAGAAGATTACCGACCTAGCCACCCTCCTGGCGGCGGCCAGCGCATACAACGCGGGGAACACGGCGGCCTACGCCTCCTTTACCTACGACTTGCTTTATAGTACCACTAACACCGCTTTCCAGTTCCGCAAGTCCTTCGATGGTACACTGTATGATGCCACCGAACTAGATCAATTAAAGACAGCCATAGCCGCGTTGGTGAACATGAACGGGATAGGCCTCGCCTGGAGCCAGATTCAGTATTATTTAATTAATAGTGTTTTTGCACCGGCAATTACGACTGATGCGGAAAGTAATTCTTACTATTGGTGGAAAGACGGCGCAAATGGGAAACCGATTACCATTACGGCAGGACTGGGCGCGGCCAACCTGAGAAGTCTGATGGAGGCGGCCTATGCCTCCTCCGTTAACAAAAACCCGATGGCATGGGATGATTTGACGGTTAGCAAAATTTCAACCTTTAAGTTGGTGAGCGGATTTACAAATGAGACGAAGAAGGAAGACTTGCCAGCCTTTGACGTGACGACAATCGATAGCTTTAAATCAATGATGAAAGACCTAGTTGCTGCCGCCACTGCCGCTGGAGAGAATTACAAAAACCTTACTTGGTTTCAAATCCAATATTATCTGTTGAACGCCCCCTCTTATTTGACTGCGGCAGATCCCGCAATGCCCACTGTTACGGAGTATTGGTGGTATCAATTTGATGAAGACCCTAATGCACCGACTGCAAAAAATGCTTTTGAGTTGTTTATTGAGATAATGGATGCACGCATAGCAGGAACGAAAGATGATAATGACGTAAAGCAGGCGGTAACTGATTACTTTAACCTGATGGAAATCCATGTGGGTACTGCGGCCTCCAATAAACTCTATGATTTGGCTACTTCGTCACAAAAAACTGCGCTGCAGACGAAAATAGTCAATTTAGCGAAGTCCCTACAAATTAGAGGCATGACGGCGGCGGGAAGTGTCACATGGTATACACTGCAGTATTATTCAATTACTACGAACCTCTTTGCAAGTTCTTCGGTAGAGCCTAAGGATGCGGCAACGACATATGCGTATTATTTAGGTACGCTTAACGGTGACTGGGCTCCTGCCTATGCCTCAACAGTGCCGATGACTACGTCGCTGATCCAGGCTAGGTTCAGCACTATGCTGGAGTCAAGCGTGAACACCGAAACCACTACCTCCTCCGACGGGCTGACAACTACCACCACCGAGACGGAAACCACCCAGGACGCCGCCGGAGACACCGTGATCACCACCACAGTGACGGCGGTCACCACCAGCACGGTGGAGACAGAGAGCGAGCGCATTACCACCATCGTCACTACCACAATGGTTACCGCCGTCACCATCTCGGCATTGACCGGTCAGCCCACGGTAACCACCACCAGCGAGACCGTCACCAACACTGAGCGCACTCCGATGGACACCGCATCTCCCGCGCCGGAGGAGACTACGGAGCCGGACGCGGCGATGCCTGAGGAGACCGACCCGACTGAGACGGAGGAGCCCGACATAACCGACCCCACTGCCTCCGCCGAGACGGAAACGGAGGCCCAGCCCGAGACCACGGAAGAGACGAAGACGGAGACGGGGAGCGAGAAAGAGACCGCCGTTTCCCAGGAGCCCGCTGCACTGCCCCCGGACACCGGGGAGGACCTGGGGACTTCCGCGACGGTGAGTCTCCTCTGGTCTTCGCCGCCCTCGGGTTATGCCGGAAGCACGCTCCTTAGCGGCTCCGGCCTCCCGGCCCTCAGCGGTACCTGGGGGGGAACCACGCGGTCTTGGTTTTACAGGAGAGAGGGGCCCCGCTGGAGCAATCTGTTTCTTACCTGGGCGTCGCCAGGAATCACAGTCATATCCCGCGCCTGGGGTGCGGGGCTTGATCTCCCCCTGCGCGGCGGGGAATTGGAACCTAGTAGGAGGACGGTAACATGA